In Aspergillus luchuensis IFO 4308 DNA, chromosome 1, nearly complete sequence, the following are encoded in one genomic region:
- a CDS encoding threonine--tRNA ligase MST1 (COG:J;~EggNog:ENOG410PG6E;~InterPro:IPR036621,IPR006195,IPR002320,IPR004154, IPR033728,IPR002314;~PFAM:PF03129,PF00587;~go_component: GO:0005737 - cytoplasm [Evidence IEA];~go_function: GO:0000166 - nucleotide binding [Evidence IEA];~go_function: GO:0004812 - aminoacyl-tRNA ligase activity [Evidence IEA];~go_function: GO:0004829 - threonine-tRNA ligase activity [Evidence IEA];~go_function: GO:0005524 - ATP binding [Evidence IEA];~go_process: GO:0006418 - tRNA aminoacylation for protein translation [Evidence IEA];~go_process: GO:0006435 - threonyl-tRNA aminoacylation [Evidence IEA]), giving the protein MRRLSPLLRQPLLSRKPPVRGRLTPWPSVRAQWLSSTSSRLCSCSDPQPGQPQTQSSTPADYRALGTSQDLFTTSVYSPGSPLFLPNGTHIINKLITFLRTQYLQYGFREVLTPTIYKRSLWEVSGHWQNYKDDMYEVRGRGATGDTDGEAGEDESYGLKPMNCPGHCLLFKSQTHSYRELPIRYADFSPLHRNEVSGSLSGLTRVRRFHQDDGHVFCRPQQIKSEIASALGFVDLVMTTFGLGPYRLVLSTRPEKDFIGSLELWNSAEAQLREALDNTGKEWAMNEGDGAFYGPKIDIQLQDKAGKYHQLSTIQLDMNLPQRFGLEYQVAEGEEDYDPETPGKATPVMIHRANFGSLERFLALLIEEYAGRWPFWLSPRQGIVLTVNQDEAVVQQAHEAAAKISGFRALQPGQMGTDAPQPISSVDSTFLIDVDSSSQSLNKKIQRAKQMKYNLIFILGPKDVAASRITVDVTGQLQSKPERGVQKLQDILTQRLGEKALKNPRAIPLPVDDVHELLVQLEKQFV; this is encoded by the coding sequence ATGCGTCGACTGTCGCCCTTGTTACGGCAGCCTTTGCTCTCTCGAAAACCTCCGGTCAGAGGACGGCTGACCCCTTGGCCATCAGTGAGGGCGCAATGGCTCTCATCGACGTCGTCCCGGCTCTGTTCGTGCTCTGACCCGCAGCCCGGCCAGCCTCAGACTCAGTCTTCCACCCCAGCCGATTATCGCGCCCTGGGAACCTCCCAGGACCTTTTCACAACCTCGGTCTACAGTCCCGGATCGCCTTTATTCCTCCCCAATGGCACTCATATCATCAACAAACTCATCACCTTTCTCCGCACGCAGTACCTCCAATACGGTTTCCGCGAAGTCCTGACCCCGACGATCTACAAACGGTCCCTCTGGGAAGTCTCCGGCCATTGGCAGAACTACAAAGATGACATGTACGAGGTGCGCGGTAGGGGAGCCACTGGAGATACGGACGGAGAAGCGGGAGAGGATGAATCCTACGGCCTGAAGCCGATGAACTGCCCCGGCCACTGCCTGCTATTCAAATCGCAGACGCATTCTTACCGGGAACTGCCCATCCGCTACGCCGATTTCAGCCCGCTTCATCGGAATGAGGTTTCGGGCTCGTTAAGCGGGCTCACTCGTGTGCGCCGTTTCCATCAAGATGATGGGCACGTCTTCTGTCGGCCACAGCAGATCAAGAGTGAAATCGCATCGGCGCTTGGATTCGTGGACTTGGTCATGACAACATTCGGACTGGGGCCGTATCGCTTAGTCCTTTCCACAAGGCCGGAGAAGGACTTTATCGGTAGCTTGGAGTTGTGGAATAGTGCCGAAGCCCAATTGCGCGAGGCACTTGACAATACGGGCAAAGAATGGGCCATGAACGAAGGTGACGGAGCATTCTACGGCCCCAAGATCGACATTCAGCTCCAAGACAAAGCGGGCAAATACCACCAACTTTCCACCATCCAGCTCGATATGAATCTCCCTCAGCGATTTGGGCTGGAGTACCAGGTCGctgaaggcgaagaggatTACGACCCGGAGACTCCAGGCAAGGCGACCCCAGTCATGATCCATCGGGCAAATTTCGGCTCTCTGGAGCGGTTTTTGGCGCTGCTCATTGAGGAATACGCCGGTCGCTGGCCGTTCTGGCTTTCTCCACGCCAGGGTATCGTCCTAACCGTGAACCAAGATGAGGCCGTCGTACAACAGGCTCACGAAGCGGCTGCGAAGATCTCTGGATTCCGCGCCCTTCAGCCCGGGCAGATGGGGACCGATGCACCTCAGCCTATCTCCTCGGTTGACTCCACATTCTTGATCGATGTGGATAGCAGTAGCCAATCGCTGAACAAGAAGATCCAACGAGCCAAGCAGATGAAAtacaacctcatcttcatcctgggTCCCAAGGATGTTGCTGCCTCTCGCATTACGGTGGACGTGACAGGTCAGCTACAGAGCAAGCCGGAGCGTGGGGTGCAGAAGCTGCAAGACATCCTGACCCAACGATTGGGCGAGAAGGCGTTGAAGAACCCTCGGGCCATTCCCCTTCCCGTAGATGATGTGCACGAACTGCTGGTGCAGCTGGAGAAGCAATTTGTATAA
- a CDS encoding putative C6 transcription factor (COG:S;~EggNog:ENOG410PMPE;~InterPro:IPR007219;~PFAM:PF04082;~go_function: GO:0003677 - DNA binding [Evidence IEA];~go_function: GO:0008270 - zinc ion binding [Evidence IEA];~go_process: GO:0006351 - transcription, DNA-templated [Evidence IEA]): MQLEGRKERLINNAWRERAFEQMATMPEPFQYLLDSHWCWIQPLFGFVYRPTFTRDMKVNGPYYTDALLNALLSHSVRWCKLEPKIGPILDSFEGGAQFFHRAVSGLHDSLKAGYVGIPTIQTLLLLSAQEFGRGNRSQAWLYSGMAFRILDDLGINIDSRKYSDSAHLTDEDIELRNRLFWSCYFWDKLISLYFGRAPTMQHSRVSPPRMILDDTAEVELWTPHGVEFPDGTHYPPTQAHSTSCFMKMCGLAEILNQILIHIYDPLRQVSEVEYYNCIQEQAANLADWWEELPDYLKLLPMDLPPYSPPSHIVTLNCLYHTINILLHRPVLCSKSNRESNDKSHLIQCMTSATTILTLFDLYRRTFGDSHVVLSLSYSVYTAASIFLLEIQALKYAAPGTLDKLKYCIYALERVKGTSPVISTALSLIYQELQKLQIDIHIVLPTAQSQQPQQQTETQTQSQLHQRPRTHHSHSPSQHQTPPPSSISSTSQRVSPVQQQPPQADHPITSMHTAGVTSAPSMLPGYNYQTPVADFELSQTNMPQVTATHLIGGMPNAMLTLDNPGAYEITPEVFEAFSYAEPITTNMAPTVDYGWDRPT; encoded by the exons ATGCAACTGGAGGGACGGAAGGAGCGGCTTATCAACAATGCATGGCGGGAACGGGCCTTTGAGCAGATGGCCACCATGCCC GAACCATTTCAGTATCTCCTCGATTCACATTGGTGTTGGATCCAACCGCTCTTTGGCTTCGTTTATCGACCTACATTCACTC GTGATATGAAAGTCAACGGTCCCTATTACACCGACGCCCTGTTGAACGccctcctttcccactcAGTACGATGGTGCAAATTGGAGCCAAAAATCGGGCCAATCCTGGACTCATTCGAAGGAGGAGCGCAGTTCTTTCATCGCGCTGTATCAGGTCTCCATGATTCGCTCAAAGCTGGCTATGTCGGCATTCCAACAATTCAGACCTTACTTCTCCTGAGTGCGCAGGAGTTCGGGCGAGGCAACCGAAGTCAAGCGTGGTTATACAGTGGAATGGCTTTCAGGATTCTGGACGACCTTGGCATCAACATCGACAGTCGCAAGTACTCTGATAGCGCTCACCTGACCGATGAGGATATCGAGCTCAGGAACCGCCTCTTTTGGAGCTGTTATTTCTGGGATAAACTGATCTCACTGTACTTCGGCCGTGCCCCAACCATGCAACACTCCCGGGTCAGCCCTCCCCGGATGATTTTGGATGACACGGCCGAGGTCGAGCTTTGGACGCCTCATGGCGTCGAATTCCCTGATGGCACTCACTATCCGCCCACCCAGGCTCACTCTACTTCGTGCTTCATGAAGATGTGCGGCCTGGCAGAAATCCTTAACCAAATATTAATCCATATCTATGATCCTCTCCGACAGGTTTCGGAAgtagaatattataactgCATCCAGGAACAAGCCGCTAATCTGGCTGACTGGTGGGAGGAGCTTCCCGATTATCTGAAGCTCCTGCCCATGGACCTTCCTCCATATTCCCCGCCAAGTCATATTGTGACTTTGAA CTGTCTCTACCataccatcaacatccttctccatcgtCCCGTCCTTTGCTCCAAATCGAACCGCGAATCTAACGACAAAAGTCATCTGATCCAATGCATGACGTCCGCAACTACGATTCTAACCCTGTTCGATCTGTACCGTCGTACTTTTGGTGACAGTCATGTCGTTCTGTCTCTCTCCTACAGTGTATACACTGCAGCATCCATTTTCTTGCTCGAAATCCAGGCTCTGAAATATGCTGCTCCGGGGACCCTCGACAAGTTGAAGTACTGTATCTATGCATTGGAGCGAGTAAAAGGGACAAGTCCTG TGATCAGCACAGCCCTAAGTCTCATCTACCAGGAGCTACAAAAGCTTCAAATCGACATCCATATTGTCCTACCAACAGCCCAAAGCCAACAGCCTCAACAACAAACTGAAACCCAGACTCAATCACAACTTCACCAGCGACCTCGAACCCATCATAGCCATTCTCCCTCCCAACATCAGACACCACCCCCCTCGAGCATCTCCAGTACTTCTCAACGCGTCTCCCCTGTAcagcagcaaccaccacAAGCCGACCATCCTATCACCTCCATGCACACTGCTGGCGTGACCTCCGCACCATCAATGTTGCCAGGCTATAATTACCAAACGCCCGTTGCCGACTTCGAGCTGTCGCAGACCAACATGCCACAGGTGACTGCTACACATCTGATAGGCGGCATGCCAAATGCCATGCTGACACTGGATAACCCTGGTGCATACGAGATTACGCCTGAAGTGTTTGAAGCGTTTTCCTATGCGGAGCCTATTACGACGAACATGGCACCTACAGTTGATTATGGGTGGGATAGACCTACTTGA